The Clostridium sp. DL-VIII DNA window CTTCTATTGCTGCATTAAGTGCAAGTAAATTAGTCTGTTCTGATATGCCAGCTATTGTATCTGCCATAATTTTAATATTATCTACTACTTCACCTTCTTTAATTGCCCGTTTCATATTTTCCTGTTTTTCAACAAATACTTTATTTGACTCTTGAATAGCTTTTTGGCTATTATCTTTTACCGCCATAGCTCTTTCTTTAAACTCATTTGAATTATTACTTCCATCCATAGCTTTTCTTGAAAGCTCATTTATACTTGAATCTACCTCTTGAATTGATGCACTCATCTCTTCTGCCCCTGCACTTGACTCCTGCATATTGCTGGTGATATTATTTACAGCTTCTTCTATACTAATTGATTTTGATGATAATTCTTCTACTGTAGCTGAAAGTTCTTCAGAAGAAGCACTCATGCTTTGAGAATCATCAATGATAGTTTTAATAAGCTCTCTAATATTATCCCGTGCTTTAAATAAGAACTCTGCTGTATTTCCAAATTCGTCTCTTCTTTTAATATTAAATTCATATGACAAATCATAATTTGCAAGTTTCTCACCGAATGATTTGATTATTTGAAGCGGTTTATTTATATCACTTGATAATATTAATCCAATTAAAATTGCTAATATAAGTCCTACAATACTTATTATTATCATTATTGTTCTTGAGGTTGCATATATTAAGTTAATATTATTGTTAGCCAATTCCGCATCCGCTAAGTTTATATCTATTAACTTATCTAAATTGTCAATCATCTCATCACTGACTTCGGATATTTGTAAATACTTTTCTTTTGCTTTGCTGAAATCCCCTTGATCTACTGATTTAAGAATATCTTCCCTCAAAGTTCTATACTTCATCAAATAACTATTGAATGTATCAAATACTTTATTTTCATCATCGCTTCTAGGTAAACTCTCATATTCGCTTATATATTTATTATCTTCATCTGTATTGCTTTGAATATCTTTTTCTAAGTCACTTTTCTTAGATAAATCTTCTACATATATTAGCTGAAGCATATCACTTTTGACTTCACCTAAATTTTCTTTCATATCTGTTAATACATATACAACTCTAAGATTTTGCTTATACATCTTTCCTGCATTACTTCCCACATTCTTGAGTGACACTATGCCGACCACTCCCACAACACTAATCAAAAATGCAACAATCAAAAATGCACTAATCAATTTAACCTTTACTCTTACATTCTTTAAATACCCCATTAATCATACCTTCCTTCCCACTTTTGTAATTATACAATTCATTAAACAATATAAATATTTTGTCTAATTATATTATAACTTAGGTTACAATTAATTCAAATATTACATTTTATACTGACATATATATGAATATTTGTAATAATACTAACACCGTTTTATAGGATATATACATTTAAATTAAAAATATACTAAAAAATAATTATCCTATATAAATTTTGATTAGACAAAATATAATGACT harbors:
- a CDS encoding methyl-accepting chemotaxis protein, with amino-acid sequence MGYLKNVRVKVKLISAFLIVAFLISVVGVVGIVSLKNVGSNAGKMYKQNLRVVYVLTDMKENLGEVKSDMLQLIYVEDLSKKSDLEKDIQSNTDEDNKYISEYESLPRSDDENKVFDTFNSYLMKYRTLREDILKSVDQGDFSKAKEKYLQISEVSDEMIDNLDKLIDINLADAELANNNINLIYATSRTIMIIISIVGLILAILIGLILSSDINKPLQIIKSFGEKLANYDLSYEFNIKRRDEFGNTAEFLFKARDNIRELIKTIIDDSQSMSASSEELSATVEELSSKSISIEEAVNNITSNMQESSAGAEEMSASIQEVDSSINELSRKAMDGSNNSNEFKERAMAVKDNSQKAIQESNKVFVEKQENMKRAIKEGEVVDNIKIMADTIAGISEQTNLLALNAAIEAARAGEQGKGFAVVAEEVRKLAEQSSGAVKSIQETIAKVQHAFKNSIDTGSDMLDFINKDVYAQFLAYEKTGDQYYNDSDFVSKMSEEIAAMSEEITATVGQVSEAVQGMAQTAQKSSEQAETIKESMNETTQAMEQVALTAQSQAELAQKLNEIIQKFKI